A single region of the Pectinophora gossypiella chromosome 2, ilPecGoss1.1, whole genome shotgun sequence genome encodes:
- the LOC126372077 gene encoding probable peroxisomal acyl-coenzyme A oxidase 1 isoform X2 — translation MSPKKDLKEINVDLAKERQKCNINIEEVTNIIDGGKEKTLQRRKIENIALNSGASRDTIPEECLGPVEKYENAVRKSCLFSKIVKEEVLSFTGLETFGSPVLRRTADAFFKDISPFLLHLGMFVPSIMGQCTPEQQAYWLPKALDLQIIGTYAQTELGHGTFIRGLETTATYDPETEEFVLHSPTMTSYKWWAGGLGRTVNHCIVVAKLFTKGKCYGTHPFIVQIRDLETHMPLPGIKVGDIGPRMGFNTADNGFLGFDNFRVPRENMMMKHAQVLKDGTYVKVGRHEKLTYGTMVFVRVTLVNEAAFNLAKAVTIAVRYSAVRRQSQPKPDEPEPQILDYITQQHKLFICIATAHALQLTGSWLWRTFTKVLADMRSGNTDNLPELHALSSCLKAVSTSDAALLIEQCRHACGGHGYMLSSNLPFIYSFVTATRTYEGDYTVLLLQTARFLVKAWEQAEAGKPVTPTVSYLSKAFDGNKVYWENTPEGIIRCFEGVAAGKTSACVRSIRKRVESGMPYEDAWQLTTVQLVAAAEAHCRAVLIRTYWSETARLTATASSAVKTVMKQLASLYLIYWNLEKTGDLLRYSTLSEEDIVNLQHKYEGLLAQIRPNAVGLVDAFDIRDEVLNSTLGAYDGRVYERLMEEALKSPLNKEPVNASFHKYLKPFMRGKL, via the exons ATGAGTCCGAAGAAggatttaaaagaaataaatgtgGATTTAGCGAAAGAAAGACAAAAATGCAACATCAATATTGAAGAAGTGACAAACATTATCGATGGAGGAAAGGAGAAGACTTTGCAAAGAAGgaaaattg AGAACATAGCCCTGAACAGCGGAGCATCAAGAGATACGATCCCTGAAGAATGTCTTGGCCCTGTGGAGAAATATGAAAATGCTGTCCGAAAATCTTGCTTGTTTTCCAAAATTGTAAAGGAGGAAGTGCTTAGTTTCACTGGCCTAGAAACATTTGG ATCGCCCGTCCTCAGACGTACAGCAGATGCCTTCTTTAAGGATATATCTCCGTTCCTACTCCATTTAGGAATGTTCGTTCCTTCCATCATGGGTCAATGTACTCCAGAACAACAGGCGTATTGGTTGCCAAAAGCTCTTGATTTGCAGATCATTGGGACGTATGCGCAG ACAGAGTTAGGTCATGGCACGTTTATCAGAGGTTTGGAGACGACTGCAACATACGATCCAGAAACTGAAGAGTTCGTGTTACACAGTCCTACGATGACCTCTTATAAATGGTGGGCTGGCGGAT TGGGCCGTACCGTAAATCATTGTATTGTGGTGGCTAAACTCTTTACGAAAGGCAAATGCTACGGGACTCATCCGTTTATCGTCCAAATTCGGGACTTGGAAACCCACATGCCCCTTCCTGGGATCAAAGTGGGGGACATCGGCCCTAGAATGGGGTTCAACACAGCCGATAATGGTTTCCTTGGCTTCGACAACTTCAGGGTACCCAGAGAaaatatgatgatgaaacatgCTCAGGTGTTGAAG GATGGGACGTATGTGAAAGTAGGGCGCCACGAGAAGCTAACGTATGGTACCATGGTCTTCGTTCGAGTGACGTTGGTCAACGAAGCGGCCTTTAATCTGGCTAAAGCTGTCACAATAGCTGTTCGGTATTCTGCTGTGAGGAGACAATCTCAACCTAAACCCGA TGAACCAGAACCGCAAATTTTGGACTACATCACACAACAGCATAAACTGTTTATTTGCATCGCCACGGCGCATGCGCTGCAACTGACTGGCTCTTGGTTGTGGCGAACATTTACCAAAGTTCTAGCTGATATGCGGTCTGGTAATACTGATAATCTGCCAGAG CTCCATGCCCTCTCCAGTTGTCTAAAAGCTGTGAGCACTTCTGATGCTGCTCTGCTGATTGAGCAGTGCAGACATGCGTGTGGAGGTCATGGATACATGTTGTCCTCCAATCTTCCATTTATCTACTCCTTTGTTACTGCTACGAGGACTTATGAGGGAGACTATACCGTCCTGTTACTGCAGACTGCAAG GTTTTTAGTTAAAGCGTGGGAACAAGCCGAAGCAGGGAAGCCTGTGACGCCTACCGTTTCATATTTGTCTAAAGCTTTTGATGGAAACAAAGTATACTGGGAAAATACGCCTGAAGGAATCATCCGGTGTTTTGAGGGTGTTGCTGCAGG CAAAACATCAGCGTGTGTAAGGAGTATCAGAAAGCGGGTGGAATCAGGAATGCCATATGAGGATGCCTGGCAACTAACAACTGTGCAGCTCGTGGCTGCAGCTGAG GCCCATTGTCGTGCTGTGCTGATCAGGACGTATTGGTCGGAAACAGCTAGACTGACTGCGACAGCCAGTTCTGCGGTCAAAACGGTGATGAAACAACTAGCTTCTCTATATCTCATATACTGGAATTTGGAGAAAACTGGAGATTTATTGAGG TATTCCACTTTATCGGAGGAAGACATTGTGAACCTGCAACATAAGTATGAAGGACTACTGGCGCAGATAAGACCTAACGCTGTAGGACTGGTTGATGCCTTTGATATAAGGGACGAG GTCCTGAATTCGACCCTGGGCGCGTACGACGGGCGCGTGTACGAGCGTCTGATGGAGGAAGCCCTCAAGAGTCCGCTCAACAAGGAGCCCGTCAACGCCAGCTTCCACAAGTATCTCAAGCCGTTCATGAGGGGAAAGCTATAA
- the LOC126372077 gene encoding probable peroxisomal acyl-coenzyme A oxidase 1 isoform X1, protein MFVPSIMGQCTPEQQAYWLPKALDLQIIGTYAQTELGHGTFIRGLETTATYDPETEEFVLHSPTMTSYKWWAGGLGRTVNHCIVVAKLFTKGKCYGTHPFIVQIRDLETHMPLPGIKVGDIGPRMGFNTADNGFLGFDNFRVPRENMMMKHAQVLKDGTYVKVGRHEKLTYGTMVFVRVTLVNEAAFNLAKAVTIAVRYSAVRRQSQPKPDEPEPQILDYITQQHKLFICIATAHALQLTGSWLWRTFTKVLADMRSGNTDNLPELHALSSCLKAVSTSDAALLIEQCRHACGGHGYMLSSNLPFIYSFVTATRTYEGDYTVLLLQTARFLVKAWEQAEAGKPVTPTVSYLSKAFDGNKVYWENTPEGIIRCFEGVAAGKTSACVRSIRKRVESGMPYEDAWQLTTVQLVAAAEAHCRAVLIRTYWSETARLTATASSAVKTVMKQLASLYLIYWNLEKTGDLLRYSTLSEEDIVNLQHKYEGLLAQIRPNAVGLVDAFDIRDEVLNSTLGAYDGRVYERLMEEALKSPLNKEPVNASFHKYLKPFMRGKL, encoded by the exons ATGTTCGTTCCTTCCATCATGGGTCAATGTACTCCAGAACAACAGGCGTATTGGTTGCCAAAAGCTCTTGATTTGCAGATCATTGGGACGTATGCGCAG ACAGAGTTAGGTCATGGCACGTTTATCAGAGGTTTGGAGACGACTGCAACATACGATCCAGAAACTGAAGAGTTCGTGTTACACAGTCCTACGATGACCTCTTATAAATGGTGGGCTGGCGGAT TGGGCCGTACCGTAAATCATTGTATTGTGGTGGCTAAACTCTTTACGAAAGGCAAATGCTACGGGACTCATCCGTTTATCGTCCAAATTCGGGACTTGGAAACCCACATGCCCCTTCCTGGGATCAAAGTGGGGGACATCGGCCCTAGAATGGGGTTCAACACAGCCGATAATGGTTTCCTTGGCTTCGACAACTTCAGGGTACCCAGAGAaaatatgatgatgaaacatgCTCAGGTGTTGAAG GATGGGACGTATGTGAAAGTAGGGCGCCACGAGAAGCTAACGTATGGTACCATGGTCTTCGTTCGAGTGACGTTGGTCAACGAAGCGGCCTTTAATCTGGCTAAAGCTGTCACAATAGCTGTTCGGTATTCTGCTGTGAGGAGACAATCTCAACCTAAACCCGA TGAACCAGAACCGCAAATTTTGGACTACATCACACAACAGCATAAACTGTTTATTTGCATCGCCACGGCGCATGCGCTGCAACTGACTGGCTCTTGGTTGTGGCGAACATTTACCAAAGTTCTAGCTGATATGCGGTCTGGTAATACTGATAATCTGCCAGAG CTCCATGCCCTCTCCAGTTGTCTAAAAGCTGTGAGCACTTCTGATGCTGCTCTGCTGATTGAGCAGTGCAGACATGCGTGTGGAGGTCATGGATACATGTTGTCCTCCAATCTTCCATTTATCTACTCCTTTGTTACTGCTACGAGGACTTATGAGGGAGACTATACCGTCCTGTTACTGCAGACTGCAAG GTTTTTAGTTAAAGCGTGGGAACAAGCCGAAGCAGGGAAGCCTGTGACGCCTACCGTTTCATATTTGTCTAAAGCTTTTGATGGAAACAAAGTATACTGGGAAAATACGCCTGAAGGAATCATCCGGTGTTTTGAGGGTGTTGCTGCAGG CAAAACATCAGCGTGTGTAAGGAGTATCAGAAAGCGGGTGGAATCAGGAATGCCATATGAGGATGCCTGGCAACTAACAACTGTGCAGCTCGTGGCTGCAGCTGAG GCCCATTGTCGTGCTGTGCTGATCAGGACGTATTGGTCGGAAACAGCTAGACTGACTGCGACAGCCAGTTCTGCGGTCAAAACGGTGATGAAACAACTAGCTTCTCTATATCTCATATACTGGAATTTGGAGAAAACTGGAGATTTATTGAGG TATTCCACTTTATCGGAGGAAGACATTGTGAACCTGCAACATAAGTATGAAGGACTACTGGCGCAGATAAGACCTAACGCTGTAGGACTGGTTGATGCCTTTGATATAAGGGACGAG GTCCTGAATTCGACCCTGGGCGCGTACGACGGGCGCGTGTACGAGCGTCTGATGGAGGAAGCCCTCAAGAGTCCGCTCAACAAGGAGCCCGTCAACGCCAGCTTCCACAAGTATCTCAAGCCGTTCATGAGGGGAAAGCTATAA